A segment of the Bactrocera neohumeralis isolate Rockhampton chromosome 3, APGP_CSIRO_Bneo_wtdbg2-racon-allhic-juicebox.fasta_v2, whole genome shotgun sequence genome:
CACTTTAAGACACTTGAGTGCCTCAAAACCAACAGTAAGCCATAAGCTTCGCAAATAGAAAGTTAAGTGAAAACAATGCTTTGGCAAAAGCTGCTGCTGATCAATCTTCAAATAATCCTCGCACTGCAGGTATGAAGCAACTGAAACTTCTATGAAAGTAGATTGAGAAAAAAGTGTCTTCCTAACAACTAGTGCATCGCCACCAATCCGGTCGAAGTGGACGTGGACGAACTGAAGGCGCAAATTAGCAGTCATCTGAGCTATACAGCACGTCGGCTGGTACGCATTCAACAGAATGTCGACGAAAAGTATGCTATTGAATTGGAGCAACTGTTGGCGCGTTATTTAAAAGCCGCCAATGCGGAGGATCCGCTGGTCGAGGAGAAGCAGCTACTGGAGTACGAAGGGGAGCAACGGCAGGCGTTTATGGCTTATGTAAATCTGCAGTATGACGAGCAATTCCTGAACGAGGACATACGCGTACAAGAGTGGAGCATGCGCACGCTGATGTCGGAGTTGAGCGGTCCGTTGGCTGAGGAAATCGAGAAAGTCTTGCCAGCTTATGAGAGTGCTGTGAAGATTGATGATTTCGACCAGAAATATACTGCTTTCACCGGCATACAGGAGACATTTTCGTCGGCGCTGTGGCAGCTCATCGACGCGGAACCAGAGGAGGAAGCGGTGCTCAATGTGCAGCTAAAGTTCTTTAAGGAGTTTTTGATATATCTGCAGAAGCAGGAAGATGCTGCGTCTTTCACCGGAATGATTAAAGATACATTAAATATTGTGGATTCGGCGCTCACGAGTGCGGATCTGAAGCAAAAGATGGATGTGCTAGACAGTTTTGATGATTTGACGACGAAATTCCGGCGGTATTTGGATTATAAGGTGCTGGAATTTCAGTTCGATCGATTTGGACAGTGAATTCGCGGTCTAGTGATTTTGTGTTCAGTGTGTTAAGGATATTCGAAAATAGTGTGTTAAAAAATTGGAGCATTGATTCggagtaattaaattaattaatcaaaaacagttattttttttaaattgtcacATGTTTTTTCTTGTGTAATCAGATTTAGTGTTCTGTAACACTGGGTCTGCCGTGCCGAGTTAACGAATATCATCAAGcgattttcaacaattttctaaTTACTAAGGGAAATAAAAAGTTgctaaaacatttttcaatgaaaagttTCGCCAAAATATGCACCAAAAGTTCAAACAAATACTtagaaatagtaaaatataatgatttagaaaatacataaaacggaaatattttgttttacttacaCTTAATAATACCCTATTGGTTGTGTACGAgcacatataattatttcaatGTAAGGTTAcgaaaattttccaataaaatataaatattggcaTAGTAGCTTATATTTTCAACCAAATGGGTGACGCAAGTATATAGTTATTGCTTTTAGTAGTTAATCTAAGGAAATGCTCAAGTCGACTTGCACGAAAATAAATCAGATCTCTTCGAATGGAAGCTCTTTATAAATCCATGTAGTATGATTCATTTACTTTTCTCATTTTATAAGTTCAAATTGCCAGTGTACAACAAAGTCCAGCTCAAGCTTACTAATGTtcagtatataaaatataatatatagtagaCTATATTAGCATATGAGAATATTATGAAGAACTGAATTAGCACGTTGACGCTTCTGAATAGGATATTATCCTAATATTGATAAGAAATGATTCAcataaatagttatatattaGTGTGggtcaaaataaattaatattttttcgcttggtGCTCTGAAAAATCAATTGTGAGACACCTCTGCGAAAAACTCCCCAAAAGTATTTCACCGTAtacttctatttttttcttattatcagatggaaaaattcatatcaaaatatcatatccacttaattgcaaaaatatctTATCATAGATTTTGTCAAAACTGAACTCTCTacaatttttacgattttttagtAAACCTAACTAATTAAGAGATATTAACGATtggaatttgattattttaaggcaaattgttttattttctcttgATTTGAACACCtcagtgaaaaaataaatcatattaaTTTGCCTACAATTTCGTACGAAATTTACtgctatttaaaaaatgttctaTATAACAAGTTTTTCAATGGTTTGGGATATACATGAAATTCTTTACTCCTGTGAAAGTAACTTCGATGGCATTATGTCtggatattgattttttttgcatggccaccacaggcacgcttgcagaagtccagaagCAGAACCCAATTTTCAGCGGTTTTTAAGCATAAGCGTCTGATACTGCGTCCATCAAACGTCGCTAACTTgctggcatagaccatagactggACGTAGCCTCacaagaaatagtctaacggcgtcaaatcgcacgaccgaggcggccaatcgACTGGGCCATTTCTCGAGATAACATGATCACCAAGAAATCGGTTGTGACATTCGCGGTGTGGCTGTGGTGCCGTCCTcttcatccaattcgggccaaaaatattcggttatcattgagcggtagtgATTCCCATtaacagtaacgtgccggtcttgatatTCACCGAAGAAGTACGGTCCAacgacgccgccggcccataaaccgcacctaaccgtatatttttttgggatacaatggtgactcatggagtacgtgtgcaTTGTTGTCGGCAGAGGGCTGTCAGATGAGTGAAGTTtatggggcatgcaaagaggtggctagTGTCCTGCGGAGACTCTTTGCATGCGGACATATATCCACTGAAAGGGAGTCGGTGCAGGTGtttatggctccactgtgaatggcgttCAGTGATTGTTGAAAGTGAGTTGCGTCCGAAATCTGGTCGACGTATTGtctgatgtcgtcgacgtagctGAGGAATGACCTATTGATATTCCTAGACGGCAGTTCCATTAAATGCACCAAGTAATACTACATTGCTTCTTCGcgatttttttgtcaaaatcatAACTCGATAATGTTCCGCTACCACTATCCAGTAAACTCAAAAGACCAAAGAGGAGGCACTGTTATCCGCGTATCCGCTATTTAGCTGTCTGGCTAACACTTACTTAGTTTAATGTTCCTTAAAACTTGCTAATAAAAtgccatttaaatttttttttatttttattccgatgtatgtatgtatctgcttGAGTGGTTCCACAAGgaagtaaatgattttattaataCTAAGCCTACTATTTGttgttaaaacatatatttgcAACGCCCATAATAATactatttaagtaaaaattaattataataaattagcgaacaataaatataaaaaatgtgaatagAAGAGCGCAGCAAACTTTTAGAAGAGCATTTTCGTTATCCCGTTAGGGCATGTGTCTAGGTAATTGAAGAAAGCACAATCGGAATACACCTGCATACATTAAAATCAACTAAATTCATACACGATACTTTATAAAATCTTTAACATTCTTCTATTTTGCCTAAATTGTTCGGAAACCCTTCATATCCAAATAGTCCTCCAGATCTTTGGTGCGCTCAACCAGCCAAACGGAGTAGAAAAATTGTCGCTGCATCTCATTGTAGTCGTGTTCTACCAGCGCCGAGCTGACTAAGTTGTACAGTTCCTGTAGTTCGGCAGCGAATTGTTCGTTCTCTTCCTGCAGCAGATTGGCGAAGAAGTTACGGTATTTACCGAGATTGCGTTGAAAGTGCAGCATTGACGAGCATTTCTCGCTGGGTTCGATTGTCTCGTTATCGCTATTTGTGCAGTCGGGATCGCGTGGTATGAGGAAGGCGGTCGAGCGTGTGAACTGACAAGACAAAATATGGGTGGTGCAAATGCGATTAATTAAATTGCGTAAATGTGTTGTTTTCGTTTGTTCGTTTACGTATgaatttgcatgtatgtatatatgaggaGTTAGTCAAAACAataattgtaaacattttttttataaatattgaaattgtttcatatccaatattttttttttaatttctcctagtatttcaattttttttaattattcagcgtggattgttgaatattttaaggACTTTAATGTCACTCTAGAAATTATTTTCACCAATGTAAAAATATgagtattaataaatattatattattaacttattgaacttatttaaattattatcatttattataattaaattaatgtttttaattcattaaaaaatgtccagttaaattctttaaattaattataatataaaatttgctgttgaattttttgtattattttaattcagtaaaaaatttgtaataatttttctgaaattttcttaattaaaattaattataaaatttactgTTGACGTTTGAATTTACTGTTGTAGTTTGAATTATTTCAATTCTGTAAAatctgtaatattttttttaaactttcttaattaaataaaacaatgtgcaattattttttttttgattaattaaaaaatttaccgttgatttttttttgaatattttagttCAGTAAAACATCTGTaatgattttcttgaaattttcttaaataattaaaaaaacatacaattatttttttttaaatgaattaagaTATTTactattgaattaaatttactgttaaaaaaatatgcagttCTATTGTTTTGAAGCTctttaattaagtaaaaatgtttGTTATAATTCTTTCAAACTtccttaattaattaaaaactttccaGTTAAATTGtataactaatttaaaaaagttttaaattttttacaaacatattacaaaatttcagttcaatttaagtaatcaataaaataatctGCAGTCAATtgtttgaaatactttttaatttattagaaaaaaattgccgttaaatttttagaagttacgttaattaactaaaaaattgcAGCTAGATTTGCTTaatgtttattaattaatttagaaatctgtaattaagtttttttaattaactaaaaactgtgcagttaattttt
Coding sequences within it:
- the LOC126752504 gene encoding uncharacterized protein LOC126752504 is translated as MLWQKLLLINLQIILALQCIATNPVEVDVDELKAQISSHLSYTARRLVRIQQNVDEKYAIELEQLLARYLKAANAEDPLVEEKQLLEYEGEQRQAFMAYVNLQYDEQFLNEDIRVQEWSMRTLMSELSGPLAEEIEKVLPAYESAVKIDDFDQKYTAFTGIQETFSSALWQLIDAEPEEEAVLNVQLKFFKEFLIYLQKQEDAASFTGMIKDTLNIVDSALTSADLKQKMDVLDSFDDLTTKFRRYLDYKVLEFQFDRFGQ
- the LOC126752507 gene encoding uncharacterized protein LOC126752507 encodes the protein MANKLQKLLLLSVLLLHQFTRSTAFLIPRDPDCTNSDNETIEPSEKCSSMLHFQRNLGKYRNFFANLLQEENEQFAAELQELYNLVSSALVEHDYNEMQRQFFYSVWLVERTKDLEDYLDMKGFRTI